From the genome of Papaver somniferum cultivar HN1 chromosome 2, ASM357369v1, whole genome shotgun sequence, one region includes:
- the LOC113352831 gene encoding uncharacterized protein LOC113352831, with the protein MEDTRQLINKYSSFIIHSGNKVSFWFDNWSGDEALYLAFPNIFSLVKDKFLSIAFHISPDGNWIFDFKRRLRNSEANQFANLLVRIGVSPPQLNDQFDTIRWSLGTNGVFSVKSLYAKLIEADGVADFPKYFIWNKIVPPNITFLLWCVVHGKLNTLDLLNRKGLNLDNCCIMCCNEAESVFHLLIHCKVAFKVWSSITPSNWAWTFPESVYDFAKCWNNAFQVGSSSVWNLIPTAVVCVLWRERNARIFERRHTFKTDNDLSLDAKSLVIV; encoded by the coding sequence ATGGAAGACACAAGACAGTTGATCAATAAATACTCCTCCTTCATTATTCACTCTGGTAACAAAGTTTCTTTTTGGTTTGATAACTGGTCTGGAGACGAAGCTTTATATTTAGCTTTTCCAAATATTTTCAGTTTGGTAAAGGATAAATTCTTGAGTATTGCCTTTCATATTTCTCCTGATGGTAATTGGATCTTTGATTTTAAAAGAAGATTGAGAAACTCAGAAGCAAACCAGTTTGCTAACCTCCTGGTACGTATTGGTGTCTCCCCTCCTCAACTTAATGATCAGTTTGACACTATAAGATGGTCTCTGGGAACTAATGGTGTGTTTTCTGTAAAAAGTTTATATGCCAAACTTATCGAAGCCGATGGAGTAGctgattttccaaaatatttcATATGGAACAAGATAGTTCCTCCTAATATTACTTTCCTCTTATGGTGTGTGGTTCATGGTAAGCTTAATACTCTTGATCTTCTTAATCGTAAGGGCTTAAATCTAGATAATTGTTGCATTATGTGTTGTAATGAGGCAGAATCTGTATTTCATCTCCTTATCCATTGTAAAGTAGCTTTCAAAGTTTGGTCTTCTATTACTCCTTCTAACTGGGCATGGACTTTTCCGGAGTCTGtttatgattttgcaaaatgctGGAACAATGCCTTTCAGGTAGGAAGCAGTTCAGTTTGGAACTTAATCCCGACAGCCGTGGTTTGTGTTTTATGGAGAGAAAGAAATGCTCGCATTTTCGAAAGAAGACATACTTTCAAAACAGACAATGATCTTTCTTTGGATGCTAAATCTTTAGTAATAGTTTGA